The Geodermatophilaceae bacterium NBWT11 genome has a segment encoding these proteins:
- a CDS encoding YdcF family protein, with product MGGFVSRTVGALVLAAGLVVVSTATAIWWTARQDSQPTSDAIVVLGTAQYNGVPSSIFEARLEHALALWEQGVAPVVVTVGGRAEGDVFSEAEAGRDYLAAAGVPDDGLLAVPEGVDTLESMREVASAFDERGWSTAVLVTDPWHAMRAERMAEDSGMEASSSPTRQGPAVQTRAVQFRYILRETAAYLLYRATGESVAGAPGIS from the coding sequence ATCGGTGGCTTCGTCTCGCGCACGGTGGGCGCCCTCGTGCTCGCCGCGGGCCTGGTCGTCGTCTCCACCGCCACCGCGATCTGGTGGACGGCGCGGCAGGACTCCCAGCCCACCTCCGACGCGATCGTCGTGCTGGGCACCGCGCAGTACAACGGCGTGCCCAGCTCGATCTTCGAGGCCCGGCTGGAGCACGCGCTGGCGTTGTGGGAGCAGGGCGTCGCCCCGGTCGTGGTGACCGTGGGCGGCCGGGCCGAGGGCGACGTGTTCAGCGAGGCCGAGGCCGGCCGGGACTACCTCGCCGCGGCCGGGGTCCCCGACGACGGGCTGCTCGCCGTCCCCGAGGGCGTGGACACCCTGGAGAGCATGCGCGAGGTCGCTTCCGCCTTCGACGAGCGCGGCTGGTCCACCGCGGTGCTGGTCACCGACCCCTGGCACGCGATGCGCGCGGAGCGGATGGCCGAGGACTCCGGCATGGAGGCCAGCAGCTCCCCGACCCGGCAGGGCCCGGCCGTGCAGACCCGCGCCGTGCAGTTCCGCTACATCCTGCGCGAGACGGCGGCCTACCTGCTGTACCGGGCGACCGGGGAGAGCGTGGCCGGGGCACCGGGCATCTCGTGA